The Cloeon dipterum chromosome 3, ieCloDipt1.1, whole genome shotgun sequence genome includes a region encoding these proteins:
- the dop gene encoding microtubule-associated serine/threonine-protein kinase 3 isoform X6, translating to MAAATTNKARRHSDTDNGALLRTPLKMHATPGREMSNLIKMRQSALGKSEPLLSDSMKELSLSRRSSRVVHRKSLIATTSPTLPRSQSPVAGSPLESPRISPSQHFAFVPVKRSDGRRWSVASLPSSGYGTTPGSSNVSSQCSSQERLHQLPNVPTTDELHMLSRHFSSNDSNPSLDEEAGRRSPHMRPRSRSLSSPIRTPVMDNEIVLMNTLYKERFPKATQQMEERLGSFINENKSWEVGSEGLTEDIPSDSVPIVRFVHHQVVELARDCLQKSEDRLITSRYFYEMSENLEKLLSETREKSPAAVGVLTGLIKKLLLVVSRPARLLECLEFDPEEFYHLLEQAEGQAKNSQEIKTDIPQYIISKLGLNRDPIAELQEDLDQLESTCSSPDRRNPANAESGNKKEESKDPQQKLPSEDDFDVSKLISNGAYGAVYLVRHKETRQRFAMKKINKNNLILRNQVDQVFAERDIMSFTDNPFVVSMLCSFETKKHLCLVMEYVEGGDCATLLKNIGALPPDTARLYFAETVLAVEYLHSYGIVHRDLKPDNLLITALGHIKLTDFGLSKMGLMSLATNLYEDYIDRETRQFSDKQVFGTPEYIAPEVIMRQGYGKPVDWWSMGIILYEFVVGCVPFFGETPEELFAHAVNDDIEWPDEKEFPIQLETKDIISSLLQQNPRDRLGVGGPNEVKEHPYFDTLNWNSLLRQKAEFVPQLEHEEDTSYFDTRMDRYNHDLDEDTDEMEDSPLFGSFSSCSSRYRKTHTKMSWGDEVGGTSSHECSPLALPPTPDTEEAPRLLDKTTESSQTEESDEISPQVRRRRRLHSKDSLPRFSISIDDEKCSAFNFFSFGERKSLPEPLVHQLERSQSTIDAPTGFHGPHHIMAPRAVIKSASATGLSLMIPAEDLAPLQAVQSPGGSSTCSSRDTSPCRELSPLVTSLKPPIILRRGPRGFGFTVHTIRVYYGDSDFYTMQHLVMAVDEGSPAFEAGLRPGDLITHINGEPVQGLYHTHVLHLLVSGGDRVTLRATPLENTSIKTGGRKREPWQGKLAKKSLHRHRKQKRESHQDKRRKTSLFKRISSKRASVEMQQPLLISAPIVVTSDTLPPFLIAAGVSSPMTPSRSFQSFTRGMNESLPSTPSIKPAPRSPPTGRFFASPESPSTSSQSSSPGSLSPITPPTPATVLTSSHYQRPSTLHGLKHKLHSAAKSLHSPGRRKSVGHIPLSPLARTPSPSPLPASPTRSPSPLAFPTGHQPGSSNTTQSYSPGATTLTPTPHCKKFASRPKSAEPGSPLLRRALSPDRLHPRSAENKNKGGISPLCKATVAKAGLKQGSPPVSELLSCKPPPVARELLPDKVQPKELPSIGPLPRIAEEKDSPTGSREDQGLLQAAIDMEKRGLTRRSSNKAPAPQPKPPRPHSSPGPPDAQRPTRNRKDSESPKGRDNKGAVPKKAH from the exons atggcggcggcgacgaccaACAAAGCGCGGCGCCACTCGGACACGGACAACGGGGCCCTCCTGCGCACCCCGCTCAAAATGCACGCGACGCCAG gtCGTGAGATGTCGAACCTCATCAAAATGCGACAGTCAGCTTTAGGCAAGTCTGAGCCTTTGCTGTCCGACTCGATG AAGGAGCTTAGTTTGTCCCGGCGGAGTAGCCGCGTGGTGCATCGAAAGAGCCTGATTGCCACGACGTCGCCCACGCTGCCTCGCTCCCAGTCTCCGGTCGCAG GGAGTCCGCTGGAGAGCCCGAGAATCTCTCCGAGCCAGCATTTTGCCTTTGTCCCGGTGAAACGGAGCGACGGGCGCCGATGGTCGGTGGCTTCGCTGCCGTCCTCGGGCTATGGCACGACGCCGGGCAGCTCCAACGTGTCG TCGCAGTGCTCAAGCCAAGAGCGGCTGCACCAGCTGCCCAACGTGCCCACCACCGACGAGCTTCACATGCTGTCCAGGCACTTTTCGTCCAACGATTCCAACCCCAGCTTGGACGAAGAAGCTGGACGCAGATCTCCCCACATGAGGCCTCGTTCCAGAAGTCTCAG CAGTCCGATCCGAACCCCTGTGATGGACAACGAAATCGTTTTGATGAACACGCTGTACAAGGAGCGCTTCCCGAAAGCCACGCAGCAAATGGAGGAGCGCTTGGGAAGCTTCATCAACGAGAACAAATCGTGGGAGGTGGGCAGTGAGGGCCTGACGGAGGACATTCCGTCGGATTCAGTGCCCATTGTTCGATTCGTGCACCACCAGGTCGTCGAGTTGGCCAGAGACTGCCTCCAGAAGTCAGAGGACCGACTCATCACCAGCCGATACTTCTACGAGATGTCCGAGAACTTGGAAAAGTTGCTCAGCGAg ACGAGAGAAAAGTCTCCAGCAGCTGTCGGTGTTTTGACCGGACTGATTAAGAAGCTGCTGTTGGTTGTGTCACGGCCGGCGCGTCTGCTTGAGTGCCTCGAGTTTGACCCAGAAGAGTTCTACCACCTTTTGGAGCAGGCCGAGGGTCAGGCGAAAAACTCTCAAGAAATCAAGACTGACATTCCGCAGTATATCATCAGCAAGCTCGGACTTAACAGGGACCCCATAGCTG AGCTTCAGGAAGACCTGGATCAGCTGGAGAGCACCTGCAGCTCGCCAGACAGAAGAAACCCTGCGAACGCCGAGTCTGGGAATAAAAAGGAGGAGAGCAAGGATCCGCAGCAAAAGTTGCCTTCGGAGGACGATTTCGATGTGTCGAAACTGATATCGAACGGAGCGTATGGCGCTGTGTATTTGGTTAGGCATAAGGAGACGCGGCAGAGGTTTGCCATGAAGAAAATCAACAAGAACAACCTCATTCTAAGAAACCAG GTGGATCAAGTGTTTGCTGAGAGGGACATAATGAGCTTCACCGATAACCCCTTCGTGGTCAGCATGCTCTGCAGCTTTGAGACAAAG AAACACCTGTGCTTGGTGATGGAGTACGTCGAAGGTGGAGACTGCGCCACGCTGCTCAAAAACATCGGGGCCCTGCCTCCGGACACGGCCAGGTTGTACTTTGCGGAAACCGTGCTGGCGGTGGAGTACTTGCACAGCTATGGAATCGTCCATAGAGATCTCAAACCTGATAA CTTACTTATCACTGCCCTCGGTCATATCAAGCTCACCGACTTTGGCCTCAGCAAAATGGGTCTTATGTCCT tggCGACGAATCTGTACGAAGACTATATCGATCGCGAAACCCGCCAGTTCTCGGACAAGCAAGTGTTCGGCACGCCCGAGTACATCGCGCCGGAGGTGATCATGCGGCAAGGCTACGGAAAACCAGTCGACTGGTGGTCCATGGGCATCATCCTCTACGAATTCGTCGTCGGCTGCGTGCCCTTTTTCGGAGAAACTCCGGAGGAGCTTTTCGCACACGCGGTCAACG ACGATATCGAGTGGCCGGACGAAAAGGAATTTCCAATCCAGTTGGAGACAAAGGACATCATCTCGTCTTTGCTGCAGCAAAACCCCAGAGACCGCTTGGGCGTTGGTGGCCCGAACGAGGTCAAGGAGCACCCCTACTTTGACACTCTCAATTGGAACTCACTGTTGAGGCAGAAGGCAGAGTTTGTGCCCCAGCTGGAACACGAAGAGGACACCAGCTATTTTGACA CTCGTATGGACCGGTACAACCACGACCTGGACGAGGACACAGATGAGATGGAGGATTCTCCATTGTTTGGCTCGTTCTCTTCGTGCTCATCGCGCTACCGCAAAACCCACACGAAAATGAGCTGGGGAGACGAAGTCGGCGGCACGTCGTCGCACGAGTGCTCGCCCCTCGCCCTGCCACCCACTCCAGACACGGAGGAGGCGCCTCGCCTGCTTGACAAAACCACCGAATCTTCGCAGACGGAGGAGAGCGACGAAATCTCGCCTCAGGTGCGCAGGAGGAGGAGGCTGCACTCCAAGGACTCCCTGCCGAGGTTCTCCATCTCCATTGATGACGAAAAGTGCAG tgcgttcaattttttcagtttcgGAGAAAGAAAGTCGTTGCCAGAGCCGTTGGTGCACCAGCTGGAGCGAAGCCAGAGCACGATCGACGCGCCGACCGGCTTCCACGGGCCGCACCACATCATGGCGCCGCGCGCCGTCATCAAATCGGCATCGGCCACCGGGCTCAGCCTGATGATCCCGGCCGAGGACCTGGCTCCCCTGCAAGCGGTGCAGTCGCCAGGCGGCTCGAGCACTTGCAGCTCCAGGGACACGTCGCCCTGCAGGGAACTGTCGCCGCTGGTGACCAGCCTCAAGCCGCCGATCATTCTGCGACGCGGGCCGAGAGGCTTCGGCTTCACGGTGCACACCATCAGGGTCTACTACGGCGACTCGGACTTTTACACCATGCAACACCTGGTGATGGCCGTCGACGAAGGCAGTCCGGCGTTCGAGGCCGGACTCAGACCCGGAGATCTCATCACACACATCAACGGTGAACCCGTGCAg GGTCTGTATCACACGCACGTGCTGCACCTGCTGGTGTCTGGTGGAGACAGGGTGACTCTGCGCGCCACCCCGCTGGAGAACACCTCCATCAAGACCGGAGGCAGAAAGCGCGAGCCGTGGCAAGGAAAGCTGGCGAAGAAATCTCTGCACAGACACAGGAAGCAAAAGAGAGAGTCGCACCAGGACAAGCGGCGCAAGACGTCTCTCTTCAAGAGAATAAGCAGCAAGAGAGCCAGCGTTGAGATGCAGCAG CCATTGCTTATATCTGCACCAATTGTTGTTACCTCTGACACACTACCCCCATTTTTG ATTGCCGCGGGAGTGTCCTCCCCGATGACGCCGAGCCGCAGTTTCCAGTCTTTCACGCGGGGGATGAACGAGAGCCTGCCGTCGACGCCGTCCATCAAGCCGGCACCGCGTTCTCCTCCGACGGGCCGCTTCTTCGCGTCGCCCGAGTCTCCGTCGACGTCGTCGCAGTCGTCGTCGCCGGGCTCTCTGTCGCCGATCACGCCGCCGACGCCGGCCACCGTGCTGACGTCGTCGCACTACCAGCGGCCGTCGACCCTGCACGGCCTCAAGCACAAACTGCACTCGGCGGCCAAGAGCCTGCACTCGCCCGGCCGCCGCAAGTCGGTCGGCCACATTCCCCTCTCGCCGCTGGCAAGGACGCCGTCGCCCTCGCCGCTGCCGGCGTCGCCGACGCGCAGCCCCTCGCCGCTCGCCTTCCCCACGGGTCACCAGCCCGGCAGCTCCAACACCACGCAGTCCTACAGCCCTGGCGCCACCACCCTCACGCCCACTCCGCACTGCAAGAAGTTCGCGTCGCGCCCCAAGAGCGCCGAACCGGGCTCGCCGCTGCTCCGAAGAGCCCTCTCCCCGGACCGCCTCCACCCCCGCAGCGCCGAGAATAAGAATAAGGGAGGAATTTCGCCGCTGTGCAAAGCCACG GTGGCGAAGGCAGGCCTGAAGCAGGGCAGTCCGCCGGTGAGTGAGCTGCTGTCGTGCAAGCCGCCACCGGTGGCGCGCGAGCTGCTGCCAGACAAAGTGCAGCCGAAGGAGCTGCCGTCGATCGGGCCGCTGCCCCGCATCGCCGAGGAGAAGGACTCGCCGACGGGGTCGCGCGAGGACCAGGGCCTGCTGCAGGCGGCCATCGACATGGAGAAGCGGGGTCTGACGCGGCGCAGCAGCAACAAAGCGCCGGCGCCGCAGCCCAAGCCGCCGCGGCCCCACAGCAGCCCGGGGCCGCCCGACGCCCAGCGGCCGACCCGAAACAGAAAAGACAGTGAGAGTCCCAAAGGGCGGGACAACAAGGGCGCCGTGCCCAAGAAGGCCCATTGA
- the dop gene encoding microtubule-associated serine/threonine-protein kinase 3 isoform X7, with protein sequence MAAATTNKARRHSDTDNGALLRTPLKMHATPGREMSNLIKMRQSALGKSEPLLSDSMKELSLSRRSSRVVHRKSLIATTSPTLPRSQSPVAGSPLESPRISPSQHFAFVPVKRSDGRRWSVASLPSSGYGTTPGSSNVSSQCSSQERLHQLPNVPTTDELHMLSRHFSSNDSNPSLDEEAGRRSPHMRPRSRSLSSPIRTPVMDNEIVLMNTLYKERFPKATQQMEERLGSFINENKSWEVGSEGLTEDIPSDSVPIVRFVHHQVVELARDCLQKSEDRLITSRYFYEMSENLEKLLSETREKSPAAVGVLTGLIKKLLLVVSRPARLLECLEFDPEEFYHLLEQAEGQAKNSQEIKTDIPQYIISKLGLNRDPIAELQEDLDQLESTCSSPDRRNPANAESGNKKEESKDPQQKLPSEDDFDVSKLISNGAYGAVYLVRHKETRQRFAMKKINKNNLILRNQVDQVFAERDIMSFTDNPFVVSMLCSFETKKHLCLVMEYVEGGDCATLLKNIGALPPDTARLYFAETVLAVEYLHSYGIVHRDLKPDNLLITALGHIKLTDFGLSKMGLMSLATNLYEDYIDRETRQFSDKQVFGTPEYIAPEVIMRQGYGKPVDWWSMGIILYEFVVGCVPFFGETPEELFAHAVNDDIEWPDEKEFPIQLETKDIISSLLQQNPRDRLGVGGPNEVKEHPYFDTLNWNSLLRQKAEFVPQLEHEEDTSYFDTRMDRYNHDLDEDTDEMEDSPLFGSFSSCSSRYRKTHTKMSWGDEVGGTSSHECSPLALPPTPDTEEAPRLLDKTTESSQTEESDEISPQVRRRRRLHSKDSLPRFSISIDDEKCSAFNFFSFGERKSLPEPLVHQLERSQSTIDAPTGFHGPHHIMAPRAVIKSASATGLSLMIPAEDLAPLQAVQSPGGSSTCSSRDTSPCRELSPLVTSLKPPIILRRGPRGFGFTVHTIRVYYGDSDFYTMQHLVMAVDEGSPAFEAGLRPGDLITHINGEPVQGLYHTHVLHLLVSGGDRVTLRATPLENTSIKTGGRKREPWQGKLAKKSLHRHRKQKRESHQDKRRKTSLFKRISSKRASVEMQQIAAGVSSPMTPSRSFQSFTRGMNESLPSTPSIKPAPRSPPTGRFFASPESPSTSSQSSSPGSLSPITPPTPATVLTSSHYQRPSTLHGLKHKLHSAAKSLHSPGRRKSVGHIPLSPLARTPSPSPLPASPTRSPSPLAFPTGHQPGSSNTTQSYSPGATTLTPTPHCKKFASRPKSAEPGSPLLRRALSPDRLHPRSAENKNKGGISPLCKATVAKAGLKQGSPPVSELLSCKPPPVARELLPDKVQPKELPSIGPLPRIAEEKDSPTGSREDQGLLQAAIDMEKRGLTRRSSNKAPAPQPKPPRPHSSPGPPDAQRPTRNRKDSESPKGRDNKGAVPKKAH encoded by the exons atggcggcggcgacgaccaACAAAGCGCGGCGCCACTCGGACACGGACAACGGGGCCCTCCTGCGCACCCCGCTCAAAATGCACGCGACGCCAG gtCGTGAGATGTCGAACCTCATCAAAATGCGACAGTCAGCTTTAGGCAAGTCTGAGCCTTTGCTGTCCGACTCGATG AAGGAGCTTAGTTTGTCCCGGCGGAGTAGCCGCGTGGTGCATCGAAAGAGCCTGATTGCCACGACGTCGCCCACGCTGCCTCGCTCCCAGTCTCCGGTCGCAG GGAGTCCGCTGGAGAGCCCGAGAATCTCTCCGAGCCAGCATTTTGCCTTTGTCCCGGTGAAACGGAGCGACGGGCGCCGATGGTCGGTGGCTTCGCTGCCGTCCTCGGGCTATGGCACGACGCCGGGCAGCTCCAACGTGTCG TCGCAGTGCTCAAGCCAAGAGCGGCTGCACCAGCTGCCCAACGTGCCCACCACCGACGAGCTTCACATGCTGTCCAGGCACTTTTCGTCCAACGATTCCAACCCCAGCTTGGACGAAGAAGCTGGACGCAGATCTCCCCACATGAGGCCTCGTTCCAGAAGTCTCAG CAGTCCGATCCGAACCCCTGTGATGGACAACGAAATCGTTTTGATGAACACGCTGTACAAGGAGCGCTTCCCGAAAGCCACGCAGCAAATGGAGGAGCGCTTGGGAAGCTTCATCAACGAGAACAAATCGTGGGAGGTGGGCAGTGAGGGCCTGACGGAGGACATTCCGTCGGATTCAGTGCCCATTGTTCGATTCGTGCACCACCAGGTCGTCGAGTTGGCCAGAGACTGCCTCCAGAAGTCAGAGGACCGACTCATCACCAGCCGATACTTCTACGAGATGTCCGAGAACTTGGAAAAGTTGCTCAGCGAg ACGAGAGAAAAGTCTCCAGCAGCTGTCGGTGTTTTGACCGGACTGATTAAGAAGCTGCTGTTGGTTGTGTCACGGCCGGCGCGTCTGCTTGAGTGCCTCGAGTTTGACCCAGAAGAGTTCTACCACCTTTTGGAGCAGGCCGAGGGTCAGGCGAAAAACTCTCAAGAAATCAAGACTGACATTCCGCAGTATATCATCAGCAAGCTCGGACTTAACAGGGACCCCATAGCTG AGCTTCAGGAAGACCTGGATCAGCTGGAGAGCACCTGCAGCTCGCCAGACAGAAGAAACCCTGCGAACGCCGAGTCTGGGAATAAAAAGGAGGAGAGCAAGGATCCGCAGCAAAAGTTGCCTTCGGAGGACGATTTCGATGTGTCGAAACTGATATCGAACGGAGCGTATGGCGCTGTGTATTTGGTTAGGCATAAGGAGACGCGGCAGAGGTTTGCCATGAAGAAAATCAACAAGAACAACCTCATTCTAAGAAACCAG GTGGATCAAGTGTTTGCTGAGAGGGACATAATGAGCTTCACCGATAACCCCTTCGTGGTCAGCATGCTCTGCAGCTTTGAGACAAAG AAACACCTGTGCTTGGTGATGGAGTACGTCGAAGGTGGAGACTGCGCCACGCTGCTCAAAAACATCGGGGCCCTGCCTCCGGACACGGCCAGGTTGTACTTTGCGGAAACCGTGCTGGCGGTGGAGTACTTGCACAGCTATGGAATCGTCCATAGAGATCTCAAACCTGATAA CTTACTTATCACTGCCCTCGGTCATATCAAGCTCACCGACTTTGGCCTCAGCAAAATGGGTCTTATGTCCT tggCGACGAATCTGTACGAAGACTATATCGATCGCGAAACCCGCCAGTTCTCGGACAAGCAAGTGTTCGGCACGCCCGAGTACATCGCGCCGGAGGTGATCATGCGGCAAGGCTACGGAAAACCAGTCGACTGGTGGTCCATGGGCATCATCCTCTACGAATTCGTCGTCGGCTGCGTGCCCTTTTTCGGAGAAACTCCGGAGGAGCTTTTCGCACACGCGGTCAACG ACGATATCGAGTGGCCGGACGAAAAGGAATTTCCAATCCAGTTGGAGACAAAGGACATCATCTCGTCTTTGCTGCAGCAAAACCCCAGAGACCGCTTGGGCGTTGGTGGCCCGAACGAGGTCAAGGAGCACCCCTACTTTGACACTCTCAATTGGAACTCACTGTTGAGGCAGAAGGCAGAGTTTGTGCCCCAGCTGGAACACGAAGAGGACACCAGCTATTTTGACA CTCGTATGGACCGGTACAACCACGACCTGGACGAGGACACAGATGAGATGGAGGATTCTCCATTGTTTGGCTCGTTCTCTTCGTGCTCATCGCGCTACCGCAAAACCCACACGAAAATGAGCTGGGGAGACGAAGTCGGCGGCACGTCGTCGCACGAGTGCTCGCCCCTCGCCCTGCCACCCACTCCAGACACGGAGGAGGCGCCTCGCCTGCTTGACAAAACCACCGAATCTTCGCAGACGGAGGAGAGCGACGAAATCTCGCCTCAGGTGCGCAGGAGGAGGAGGCTGCACTCCAAGGACTCCCTGCCGAGGTTCTCCATCTCCATTGATGACGAAAAGTGCAG tgcgttcaattttttcagtttcgGAGAAAGAAAGTCGTTGCCAGAGCCGTTGGTGCACCAGCTGGAGCGAAGCCAGAGCACGATCGACGCGCCGACCGGCTTCCACGGGCCGCACCACATCATGGCGCCGCGCGCCGTCATCAAATCGGCATCGGCCACCGGGCTCAGCCTGATGATCCCGGCCGAGGACCTGGCTCCCCTGCAAGCGGTGCAGTCGCCAGGCGGCTCGAGCACTTGCAGCTCCAGGGACACGTCGCCCTGCAGGGAACTGTCGCCGCTGGTGACCAGCCTCAAGCCGCCGATCATTCTGCGACGCGGGCCGAGAGGCTTCGGCTTCACGGTGCACACCATCAGGGTCTACTACGGCGACTCGGACTTTTACACCATGCAACACCTGGTGATGGCCGTCGACGAAGGCAGTCCGGCGTTCGAGGCCGGACTCAGACCCGGAGATCTCATCACACACATCAACGGTGAACCCGTGCAg GGTCTGTATCACACGCACGTGCTGCACCTGCTGGTGTCTGGTGGAGACAGGGTGACTCTGCGCGCCACCCCGCTGGAGAACACCTCCATCAAGACCGGAGGCAGAAAGCGCGAGCCGTGGCAAGGAAAGCTGGCGAAGAAATCTCTGCACAGACACAGGAAGCAAAAGAGAGAGTCGCACCAGGACAAGCGGCGCAAGACGTCTCTCTTCAAGAGAATAAGCAGCAAGAGAGCCAGCGTTGAGATGCAGCAG ATTGCCGCGGGAGTGTCCTCCCCGATGACGCCGAGCCGCAGTTTCCAGTCTTTCACGCGGGGGATGAACGAGAGCCTGCCGTCGACGCCGTCCATCAAGCCGGCACCGCGTTCTCCTCCGACGGGCCGCTTCTTCGCGTCGCCCGAGTCTCCGTCGACGTCGTCGCAGTCGTCGTCGCCGGGCTCTCTGTCGCCGATCACGCCGCCGACGCCGGCCACCGTGCTGACGTCGTCGCACTACCAGCGGCCGTCGACCCTGCACGGCCTCAAGCACAAACTGCACTCGGCGGCCAAGAGCCTGCACTCGCCCGGCCGCCGCAAGTCGGTCGGCCACATTCCCCTCTCGCCGCTGGCAAGGACGCCGTCGCCCTCGCCGCTGCCGGCGTCGCCGACGCGCAGCCCCTCGCCGCTCGCCTTCCCCACGGGTCACCAGCCCGGCAGCTCCAACACCACGCAGTCCTACAGCCCTGGCGCCACCACCCTCACGCCCACTCCGCACTGCAAGAAGTTCGCGTCGCGCCCCAAGAGCGCCGAACCGGGCTCGCCGCTGCTCCGAAGAGCCCTCTCCCCGGACCGCCTCCACCCCCGCAGCGCCGAGAATAAGAATAAGGGAGGAATTTCGCCGCTGTGCAAAGCCACG GTGGCGAAGGCAGGCCTGAAGCAGGGCAGTCCGCCGGTGAGTGAGCTGCTGTCGTGCAAGCCGCCACCGGTGGCGCGCGAGCTGCTGCCAGACAAAGTGCAGCCGAAGGAGCTGCCGTCGATCGGGCCGCTGCCCCGCATCGCCGAGGAGAAGGACTCGCCGACGGGGTCGCGCGAGGACCAGGGCCTGCTGCAGGCGGCCATCGACATGGAGAAGCGGGGTCTGACGCGGCGCAGCAGCAACAAAGCGCCGGCGCCGCAGCCCAAGCCGCCGCGGCCCCACAGCAGCCCGGGGCCGCCCGACGCCCAGCGGCCGACCCGAAACAGAAAAGACAGTGAGAGTCCCAAAGGGCGGGACAACAAGGGCGCCGTGCCCAAGAAGGCCCATTGA